The Halobellus sp. MBLA0158 genome has a window encoding:
- a CDS encoding DNA topoisomerase I — MSQGPELIITEKDNAARRIADILSGGSAEADRLNGVNVYKWGGKRCIGLSGHVVGVDFPPEYNDWRDVEPVELIDAPIDKHPTQENIVAALRRLARRAGSVVIATDYDREGELIGKEAYELVREVNEEVPVDRVRFSSITENEVQEAFANPDELDFDLAAAGEARQIVDLVWGAALTRYLSLSARQLGDDFISVGRVQGPTLKLIVDREREIEAFDPEDYWELFADLEKDEGSDGAFEAQYFYLDEDGNEAERVWDEAAAEAAYETLESASTATVESVRRRTRTDDPPAPFNTTQFIRAAGSLGYSAQRAMSIAEDLYTAGYVTYPRTDNTVYPDDLDPRELLDSFTGTRTFGDDADSLLEQESIEPTAGDEETTDHPPIHPTGELPGRSDLTEDEWEVYELVVRRFFATVAEPATWEHLRVVAAVGGDEDELSLKANGKRLLEPGYHAVYPYSNASESFVPDVTEGEELAVTDTAFEAKQTQPPRRYGQSRLIETMEQMGIGTKATRHDVIQKLYDRGYIESDPPRPTRLARAVVEAAEEFADRIVSEEMTAQLEQDMQAIARGEASLEEVTAESREMLDAVFEGLMESGEEVGKHLQESLKADKTVGECPECGGDLVIRKSRRGSYFIGCDSYPDCENTLPLPSTGKPLLLEETCEDHGLHHVKMLAGRKTFVHGCPLCKAEEADEQEDLVIGPCPDCGEEHGGELAIKRLRSGSRLVGCTRYPDCDYSLPLPRRGDVEVTDATCEEHGLPELRIVYEDDSEPWELGCPICNYREYQAEQSESGTDLESVSGIGSKTAEKLKDAGVEDVDSLKSAEPDALAERVDGVGPDTVRKWQADAD; from the coding sequence ATGAGCCAGGGCCCGGAACTCATCATCACCGAGAAGGACAACGCCGCTCGGCGGATCGCGGACATCCTGAGCGGCGGGTCCGCCGAGGCCGACCGCCTCAACGGCGTCAACGTCTACAAGTGGGGCGGCAAGCGCTGCATCGGCCTCTCCGGCCACGTCGTCGGCGTCGACTTCCCGCCGGAGTACAACGACTGGCGCGACGTCGAGCCGGTCGAACTGATCGACGCGCCGATCGACAAGCACCCGACCCAGGAGAACATCGTCGCGGCGCTCCGCCGGCTCGCCCGCCGCGCCGGCAGCGTCGTGATCGCGACCGACTACGACCGCGAGGGCGAGCTCATCGGCAAGGAGGCCTACGAGCTGGTCCGGGAGGTCAACGAGGAGGTCCCAGTCGACCGCGTCCGCTTCTCGTCGATCACCGAAAACGAGGTCCAGGAGGCGTTCGCGAACCCCGACGAGCTCGACTTCGACCTCGCGGCCGCGGGCGAGGCCCGCCAGATCGTCGACCTCGTGTGGGGCGCGGCGCTCACCCGCTACCTCTCGCTTTCGGCCCGACAGCTCGGCGACGACTTCATCTCCGTCGGCCGGGTCCAGGGGCCGACGCTGAAGCTCATCGTCGACCGCGAACGCGAGATCGAGGCGTTCGACCCCGAGGACTACTGGGAGCTGTTCGCCGACCTCGAGAAGGACGAGGGGAGCGACGGCGCCTTCGAGGCGCAGTACTTCTACCTTGACGAGGACGGAAACGAGGCCGAGCGCGTCTGGGACGAAGCCGCCGCCGAGGCCGCCTACGAGACCCTGGAGTCGGCGTCGACGGCGACGGTCGAGTCGGTCCGCCGGCGCACCCGGACCGACGACCCGCCGGCGCCGTTCAACACCACCCAGTTCATCCGCGCGGCGGGCTCGCTCGGCTACTCCGCCCAGCGCGCGATGAGCATCGCCGAGGACCTCTACACCGCCGGCTACGTCACCTATCCCCGGACGGACAACACGGTCTACCCGGACGACCTGGACCCCCGCGAACTGCTCGATTCCTTCACCGGCACCCGGACCTTCGGCGACGACGCCGACTCCCTCCTGGAACAGGAGTCGATCGAGCCCACCGCGGGCGACGAGGAGACGACAGACCACCCGCCGATCCACCCGACGGGCGAACTGCCGGGCCGGTCGGACCTCACGGAGGACGAGTGGGAGGTCTACGAGCTCGTCGTCCGGCGGTTCTTCGCGACCGTCGCCGAGCCGGCCACCTGGGAGCACCTCCGGGTCGTCGCCGCCGTCGGGGGCGACGAGGACGAACTCTCGCTGAAGGCCAACGGCAAGCGCCTCCTGGAGCCGGGCTACCACGCGGTCTACCCCTACTCCAACGCCAGCGAGTCGTTCGTTCCCGACGTGACCGAGGGCGAGGAGCTGGCCGTCACCGACACCGCGTTCGAGGCGAAGCAGACCCAGCCGCCGCGGCGCTACGGCCAGTCGCGGCTCATCGAGACGATGGAGCAGATGGGCATCGGGACGAAGGCCACCCGCCACGACGTCATCCAGAAGCTCTACGACCGGGGCTACATCGAGAGCGACCCGCCGCGGCCGACCCGCCTCGCGCGCGCCGTCGTCGAGGCCGCCGAGGAGTTCGCCGACCGGATCGTGAGCGAGGAGATGACCGCCCAGCTGGAGCAGGATATGCAGGCCATCGCCCGCGGCGAGGCCAGCCTGGAGGAGGTGACCGCCGAGTCCCGGGAGATGCTCGACGCCGTCTTCGAGGGGCTGATGGAGTCCGGCGAGGAAGTGGGAAAACACCTCCAGGAGTCGCTGAAGGCCGACAAAACCGTGGGAGAATGCCCCGAGTGCGGCGGCGACCTCGTGATCAGAAAGAGCCGGCGCGGCTCGTACTTCATCGGCTGTGACTCCTACCCCGACTGCGAGAACACGCTGCCGCTGCCCTCGACGGGCAAGCCCCTGCTGCTCGAAGAGACCTGCGAGGACCACGGCCTCCACCACGTCAAGATGCTGGCCGGTCGGAAGACGTTCGTCCACGGCTGTCCGCTCTGCAAGGCCGAGGAGGCCGACGAACAGGAGGATCTGGTGATCGGGCCGTGTCCGGACTGTGGCGAAGAACACGGGGGCGAACTCGCGATCAAGCGCCTCCGCTCGGGCTCGCGGCTCGTCGGCTGTACGCGCTATCCCGACTGCGATTACTCGCTTCCCCTCCCCCGCCGCGGCGACGTCGAGGTGACGGACGCGACCTGCGAGGAACACGGCCTCCCGGAGCTCCGGATCGTCTACGAGGACGACAGCGAGCCCTGGGAACTCGGCTGTCCGATCTGCAACTACCGCGAGTACCAGGCCGAACAGAGCGAAAGCGGCACCGACCTAGAGAGCGTCAGCGGCATCGGCTCGAAGACGGCGGAGAAACTGAAGGACGCGGGCGTCGAGGACGTCGACTCGCTGAAGTCCGCCGAGCCCGACGCCCTCGCCGAGCGGGTCGACGGCGTCGGCCCCGACACCGTGCGGAAGTGGCAGGCCGACGCGGACTGA